The genomic stretch GAACGCGACTCGGCCCTCGTCACACTGCTCGGGGTGCTGCTGGCCGCCGCGTCGGTCAGCGTGGTCGGCCCCATCGGCTTCGTCGGGCTGATCGTGCCGCACGCCGCGCGGGTGCTGGTCGGCCCGGATCACCGCTTCAGCCTGCCCGTGTCGGCGCTGCTGGGCGCGGCCATGCTCGTCGGTGCTGATGTCGCCGCCCGCCTCGTGGATCGCCCGGCCGAGACGCCGGTCGGCATCCTGGTCGCCGCCGTGGGAGCGCCCTTCTTCGTCCTGATCGCCCGCCGGAGCCGGTGAGGTGTCCACGCCAACCGCTCCGTGTCACCAAGGAAGGTGTCAATGAACCTCCGCTCGACCCTGATTGCTCTGGCCGCCGCCTCGGTCACCGTGGCCGCCGCCATCACCGTGAAACACGATCTGGGTACACTGACGCTGAACAGTCCCGCGAAGCGTGTCGTGGCGCTGGAATACTCGTTTCTGGACACGCTGATCGCGCTGGGGGTCACGCCTGCTGGGGCGGCGCTGGGCACCCAGGGCGGCGACCGGGGTGCGCCCCCGTACCTCGCGCCGCGTGTCAAGGGTGTCCCCGCCACCGGCAGCCGTGGCCAGCCCAGCCTGGAGGCCATCGCCGCCGCCCGGCCCGACGTGATCCTGGCCGACAGCCTGATCCACAAGGACGTGCTGCCGCAGCTGGGCAAACTGGCCCCCACCGCCGTCTATCCGAGCCGCCGCAGCACCGTGGACGAACTGAACGCCCAGACCCTCGCCATCGGACAGCTGGTGGGGCGTGAGGCCGCTGCCCGCCGGCTGCTGGCCGACCAGGCGGCCCTGAACGCCAAGGCGCGGGCCTTCAC from Deinococcus sp. AB2017081 encodes the following:
- a CDS encoding ABC transporter substrate-binding protein; protein product: MNLRSTLIALAAASVTVAAAITVKHDLGTLTLNSPAKRVVALEYSFLDTLIALGVTPAGAALGTQGGDRGAPPYLAPRVKGVPATGSRGQPSLEAIAAARPDVILADSLIHKDVLPQLGKLAPTAVYPSRRSTVDELNAQTLAIGQLVGREAAARRLLADQAALNAKARAFTKRGAPGFVAAVVTPRTVTVHTEGSFVGSYLETLGRTNALKVKDGQTQYEVSLEGLVALQPHTLVLLTAPDETPITETWHRNPLWQKLPAVARGRVYVFDRDNWTRGRGPLALKLMVREAIESRLLQDAAPASGYRE